One stretch of Amycolatopsis tolypomycina DNA includes these proteins:
- a CDS encoding MFS transporter encodes MSGRPSQPEIRATLDGTPARRRVALGSSIGATIETYDFIGFGTAAALYFNQAFFPSSNPLSGTLLSFATLGVGFAVRPLGGILGGHLGDRIGRKPVLVGSLLVMGIATVLIGLLPTYSQVGVWAGVLLVAVRVVQGLAFGAEWGGAILMTFEHAPWRKRGLYTGLTQAGFPVGLLLANTAFLVSVPLGDQWAWRVPFLLSAVLIVVGIVIRLKVEESPAFEELKAEGEVAKNPLLEVLRTDWRNVVKAFCLRITETAGYALSVTFVLSYLSTQKLADRSVTLFALMLAAGLGIAATTLWGALTDRIGRRPVYLLGTVITVLWGIPLFLVLNTGQATAIVLAFVVSYAVCQNSLAGVQGAWFSELFNARTRTSGASLSYQLSAVVSGFTPLIATALFTATGWIGPALLFSAFGLLGLVATLLTRETWGRAERERVDALERELTAAKPAPVS; translated from the coding sequence ATGTCCGGACGACCAAGCCAGCCGGAAATCCGCGCGACCCTCGACGGGACCCCGGCCCGGCGCCGGGTGGCGCTCGGCTCCTCGATCGGCGCGACGATCGAGACCTACGACTTCATCGGCTTCGGCACCGCCGCGGCCCTGTACTTCAACCAGGCGTTCTTCCCGTCGAGCAATCCCCTGTCCGGCACGCTGCTGTCGTTCGCGACGCTCGGCGTCGGGTTCGCGGTCCGCCCGCTCGGCGGGATCCTCGGCGGGCACCTCGGCGACCGGATCGGCCGCAAGCCGGTCCTGGTCGGCTCCCTGCTGGTGATGGGTATCGCGACCGTGCTGATCGGCCTGCTGCCGACGTACTCCCAGGTCGGGGTGTGGGCCGGTGTCCTGCTGGTCGCCGTGCGGGTCGTGCAGGGCCTGGCGTTCGGCGCCGAATGGGGCGGCGCGATCCTGATGACCTTCGAACACGCGCCGTGGCGCAAACGCGGCCTCTACACCGGCCTCACCCAGGCCGGGTTCCCCGTCGGGCTGTTGCTGGCGAACACGGCGTTCCTGGTCAGCGTGCCGCTCGGCGACCAGTGGGCGTGGCGGGTCCCCTTCCTGCTCAGCGCCGTGCTGATCGTCGTCGGCATCGTCATCCGGCTGAAGGTCGAGGAGTCACCGGCGTTCGAGGAGCTCAAGGCCGAGGGCGAGGTCGCGAAGAACCCGCTGCTGGAAGTGCTGCGCACCGACTGGCGCAACGTCGTGAAGGCCTTCTGCCTGCGCATCACCGAAACCGCCGGCTACGCCCTGTCGGTCACGTTCGTGCTGTCCTACCTCTCGACCCAGAAGCTCGCCGACCGCTCCGTCACCCTGTTCGCGCTCATGCTCGCCGCCGGGCTCGGCATCGCCGCGACGACGCTGTGGGGCGCACTCACCGACCGGATCGGCCGGCGTCCGGTCTACCTGCTGGGCACGGTGATCACCGTGCTCTGGGGCATCCCGCTGTTCCTGGTCCTCAACACCGGCCAAGCGACCGCGATCGTGCTCGCGTTCGTCGTCAGCTACGCGGTCTGCCAGAACAGCCTCGCCGGGGTGCAGGGGGCCTGGTTCTCCGAGCTGTTCAACGCCCGAACACGTACCAGCGGCGCTTCGCTGTCCTACCAGCTCTCCGCCGTCGTGTCCGGCTTCACGCCGCTGATCGCCACCGCCCTGTTCACCGCCACCGGCTGGATCGGCCCGGCGCTGCTGTTCAGTGCCTTCGGCCTGCTCGGCCTGGTCGCCACGCTGCTGACCCGCGAAACCTGGGGCCGCGCCGAACGCGAACGGGTCGACGCTCTCGAACGCGAACTCACCGCCGCCAAGCCTGCCCCGGTCAGCTGA
- a CDS encoding transketolase: MISAPPREQRLRAAATRIRRHALTMGEVQGQGYIGQALGVADILAVFYARGDGELRLRPEDPGWDGRDRFLLSIGHYAIALYAALAEAGTIPLEELETYGADESRLPMSGMASYTPGMEISGGSLGHGLGVACGMGLALRHRGNPARVFTLLSDGELDEGSTWEAAMACAHHELGNVTAIVDVNGLQADGPTPGVLRTEPVTEKWRAFGWHAVRVDGNDIPALLDGLAELRAHTGGPSVLICDTRIGRGVPFLESREKAHFMPVAEHEWQAARDQLEGAHQ, encoded by the coding sequence ATGATTTCGGCACCACCCCGCGAGCAGCGGCTGCGCGCGGCCGCCACCCGGATCCGCCGCCACGCACTCACGATGGGCGAAGTGCAGGGCCAGGGCTACATCGGCCAGGCGCTGGGCGTCGCCGACATCCTCGCCGTGTTCTACGCCCGCGGCGACGGCGAGCTGCGGCTGCGTCCCGAAGACCCCGGCTGGGACGGCCGCGACCGGTTCCTCCTCTCGATCGGCCACTACGCCATCGCGCTGTACGCCGCGCTCGCCGAGGCAGGCACGATCCCGCTCGAGGAGCTGGAAACCTACGGCGCCGACGAGTCGCGGCTGCCGATGTCCGGGATGGCCTCCTACACACCCGGCATGGAGATCTCCGGCGGCTCACTCGGGCACGGCCTCGGCGTCGCGTGCGGCATGGGACTCGCCCTGCGTCACCGCGGCAACCCGGCGCGCGTGTTCACCCTTCTGTCCGACGGCGAACTGGACGAGGGCTCGACGTGGGAAGCCGCGATGGCCTGCGCCCACCACGAACTCGGCAACGTCACCGCGATCGTCGACGTCAACGGCCTCCAGGCCGACGGACCCACCCCCGGCGTCCTGCGGACCGAGCCGGTGACCGAGAAGTGGCGCGCCTTCGGCTGGCACGCCGTGCGCGTCGACGGCAACGACATCCCGGCCCTGCTCGACGGCCTCGCCGAGCTCCGCGCGCACACCGGCGGCCCGTCGGTGCTGATCTGCGACACCCGCATCGGCCGCGGCGTGCCGTTCCTGGAGAGCCGGGAGAAGGCGCACTTCATGCCCGTGGCCGAGCACGAATGGCAGGCCGCCCGCGACCAGCTCGAAGGAGCGCACCAGTGA
- a CDS encoding SDR family NAD(P)-dependent oxidoreductase: protein MTVTDKTAVVTGAASRRGIGRATSHALAAAGWNIAVLDLDEAGAKAAADEIAGTHGVQAVGFACDVTDETSVGTAVATLTADAPPIGALVNNAGITSPTPFLEVDAAEWDRIFAVNVRGAYNITRALAPGMAERGFGRIVFLSSVSAERGGGVFGGVAYSAAKAAQLGFARALARELGPHGVTVNSVAPGLIDTDITGGLLEGERKAALLAGIPVGRNGRTADVADLITYLCRAESSYITGATYDVNGGSHIH from the coding sequence ATGACTGTCACCGACAAGACCGCCGTCGTCACCGGCGCCGCTTCCCGGCGCGGGATCGGCCGGGCGACCTCGCACGCCCTGGCCGCCGCGGGCTGGAACATCGCCGTCCTCGACCTCGACGAAGCCGGCGCCAAGGCGGCAGCCGACGAAATCGCCGGCACGCACGGCGTCCAGGCCGTCGGCTTCGCCTGCGACGTCACCGACGAGACCTCCGTCGGAACCGCCGTGGCGACCCTCACCGCCGACGCACCCCCGATCGGCGCGCTGGTCAACAACGCCGGGATCACCTCCCCCACTCCGTTCCTCGAGGTCGACGCGGCCGAGTGGGACCGCATCTTCGCCGTCAACGTCCGCGGCGCCTACAACATCACCCGCGCCCTCGCGCCCGGCATGGCCGAGCGCGGCTTCGGCCGGATCGTGTTCCTGTCCTCCGTCTCGGCCGAACGCGGCGGCGGCGTGTTCGGCGGAGTCGCCTATTCCGCGGCCAAAGCGGCCCAGCTCGGCTTCGCCCGGGCGCTGGCCCGCGAACTGGGCCCGCACGGGGTCACGGTGAACAGCGTCGCCCCCGGGCTCATCGACACCGACATCACCGGCGGGCTCCTCGAAGGCGAACGGAAAGCCGCCTTGCTGGCGGGCATCCCGGTCGGCCGCAACGGCCGTACCGCCGACGTGGCCGACCTCATCACGTACCTGTGCCGTGCGGAGTCGAGCTACATCACCGGCGCGACCTACGACGTCAACGGAGGCTCACACATCCACTGA
- a CDS encoding transketolase family protein, whose translation MTTRLTTSAMIASFADPGQRTSPAPFGHALTRLAEERPEIVGLSADLAKYTDMHVFRDAHPDRFFQMGMAEQVMLGAAAGMAEAGLVPFASTYSVFATRRAYDFLCLDIAEPGLNVNVVGALPGLTTGYGPSHQATEDLAILRACPGLTIVDPCDSVDIEQAVPALAAHPGPTYLRLLRGKVPTVLDEYGYRFQLGKAAELRGGRDVLFVSTGLMTMRALQAAARLEADHIDAAVLHVPTIKPLDTETILARLRTDRLVVTCENHTVVGGLSEAVAATAAYGRTGSRIIAAALPDEFLAAGALPTLHDRYGLSTDALCARVKAEL comes from the coding sequence GTGACCACCCGCTTGACGACGTCGGCGATGATCGCCTCGTTCGCCGACCCCGGCCAGCGCACCAGCCCCGCGCCGTTCGGGCACGCCCTCACCCGGCTGGCCGAGGAGCGGCCCGAGATCGTCGGGCTGTCGGCCGACCTGGCCAAGTACACCGACATGCACGTCTTCCGCGACGCGCACCCGGACCGCTTCTTCCAGATGGGCATGGCCGAGCAGGTCATGCTCGGCGCGGCCGCCGGCATGGCCGAAGCCGGGCTCGTCCCCTTCGCGTCCACGTACTCGGTCTTCGCGACGCGGCGGGCGTATGACTTCCTGTGCCTCGACATCGCCGAACCCGGGCTGAACGTCAACGTCGTCGGTGCGCTGCCCGGGTTGACCACCGGCTACGGACCCAGCCACCAGGCCACCGAGGACCTGGCGATCCTGCGGGCCTGCCCGGGCCTGACGATCGTCGACCCGTGCGACTCGGTCGACATCGAGCAGGCGGTGCCCGCGCTGGCCGCGCACCCCGGACCGACGTACCTGCGGCTGCTGCGCGGCAAGGTGCCGACCGTGCTCGACGAGTACGGCTACCGGTTCCAGCTCGGCAAGGCCGCGGAACTGCGCGGCGGCCGCGACGTGCTGTTCGTCTCGACCGGGCTGATGACCATGCGTGCCCTGCAGGCCGCGGCCCGGCTCGAAGCCGACCACATCGACGCCGCCGTGCTGCACGTGCCCACGATCAAGCCGCTGGACACCGAAACCATCCTCGCCCGACTGCGCACCGACCGGCTCGTCGTCACCTGCGAGAACCACACGGTGGTCGGCGGGTTGTCCGAAGCCGTCGCGGCCACTGCCGCCTACGGCCGCACCGGGTCCCGCATCATCGCCGCCGCGCTGCCCGACGAGTTCCTCGCCGCCGGTGCCCTGCCCACCCTGCACGACCGCTACGGACTGTCCACCGACGCGCTGTGCGCCCGCGTCAAAGCCGAACTCTGA
- a CDS encoding ThuA domain-containing protein, translating to MTRVLYLYGGWPGHKPYDIADKWALPLFGELGFEVTETNDVFALDADLAGYDLIALNWNNALLSEGLSAAQEDSLLGAVEAGTGIAAWHGAAAAFRLSLKYHLLLGGSFLEHPAGEGVKYPYRVSIVDHTHEVTAGVQDFAVASEQYYMSVDPNNHVLAESTFTGEHLSWLDGRTIPQAWTRNWGRGRVFYSAVGHDLDDLQNPDVTRLCKQGFAWAARRSH from the coding sequence GTGACCCGCGTGCTGTATCTCTACGGCGGATGGCCGGGGCACAAGCCCTACGACATCGCCGACAAGTGGGCCCTGCCGCTGTTCGGCGAGCTCGGTTTCGAGGTCACGGAGACCAACGACGTCTTCGCGCTCGACGCCGACCTCGCCGGCTACGACCTGATCGCGCTCAACTGGAACAACGCGCTGCTGTCCGAAGGCCTTTCGGCGGCGCAGGAGGACAGCCTGCTCGGCGCGGTCGAGGCGGGCACCGGGATCGCCGCCTGGCACGGCGCGGCGGCGGCCTTCCGGCTGAGCCTGAAATACCACCTGCTGCTGGGCGGGAGCTTCCTGGAGCACCCGGCGGGCGAGGGCGTGAAGTACCCCTACCGCGTGTCCATTGTGGACCACACGCACGAGGTCACCGCGGGGGTGCAGGACTTCGCCGTGGCGTCGGAGCAGTACTACATGTCGGTCGACCCGAACAACCACGTGCTGGCGGAGAGCACGTTCACCGGCGAACACCTGTCCTGGCTCGACGGCCGGACGATCCCCCAGGCCTGGACCCGCAACTGGGGCCGGGGGCGGGTCTTCTACAGCGCCGTCGGCCACGACCTGGACGACCTGCAGAACCCGGACGTGACCCGGCTGTGCAAGCAGGGTTTCGCCTGGGCCGCGCGCCGCAGCCACTGA
- a CDS encoding PucR family transcriptional regulator, which translates to MAEVLTVRDALQLEVFQRTTVHVFAGEDGLDQPVRWVHTGEIPDIHRFLSGQEMLLTAGLGMGHTEAEQRAFIRRLADARAAVLVVELAGRMFGSMPQAVVDEARAVGLPLVGLADEIPFVEASAQVHEVLVETRVSRLIAEEATGQAFMDLLLADEDYVGMVRELARRTGHAVVLEDVAHRMLAYSGSTPAADDLVAGWDTHSRAIHERHHPILTGESSRPQARAGSFSQVVACARTAVILRGESWGWLHLLHGGAQPSSADLRAMERAAAAIAITLLSERESGARAAQRQGALLNRLLLGDISGEKFVSRGLALGQDLRDRELIVVVTAREAGGEPFGDQDLARLLREGRWPAVVGDIGDFDLAVVGLEEGAAALLDALTRHGVRGGVSRVVAPAALPQAVRQGRSAASVAASAPGCELLRFDDLGALRLLVALSEGPELTRYVEDELGALLEHDAHTSNPLLPTLRTFLTCGGNKARAAEALFVQRRTLYHRLDRLREILGLDPADVDNQQRLQLAVRGYDLLRRRTPRHP; encoded by the coding sequence ATGGCCGAGGTGCTCACTGTCCGCGACGCCCTGCAACTCGAGGTGTTCCAGCGGACCACGGTCCACGTGTTCGCCGGCGAAGACGGCCTCGACCAGCCGGTGCGCTGGGTGCACACCGGCGAAATCCCCGACATCCACCGGTTCCTGTCCGGGCAGGAGATGCTGCTGACCGCCGGGCTCGGGATGGGCCACACCGAGGCCGAGCAGCGCGCGTTCATCCGCCGCCTCGCCGACGCCCGCGCGGCCGTCCTCGTGGTCGAGCTGGCGGGCCGGATGTTCGGCTCGATGCCGCAGGCTGTCGTCGACGAGGCCCGCGCGGTCGGCCTGCCACTGGTCGGGCTCGCCGACGAGATCCCGTTCGTGGAGGCTTCCGCGCAGGTCCACGAGGTCCTGGTGGAGACGCGGGTCAGCCGGCTGATCGCCGAGGAGGCCACCGGCCAGGCGTTCATGGACCTGCTGCTGGCCGACGAGGACTACGTCGGCATGGTGCGCGAACTGGCCAGGCGCACCGGGCACGCGGTGGTGCTCGAGGACGTGGCGCACCGGATGCTCGCCTACAGTGGCTCGACACCGGCCGCGGACGACCTGGTCGCCGGGTGGGACACGCATTCGCGGGCGATCCACGAGCGTCACCACCCGATCCTGACCGGGGAATCCTCCCGCCCCCAGGCCCGGGCGGGCTCGTTCAGCCAGGTCGTGGCGTGCGCCCGGACGGCGGTGATCCTGCGCGGGGAGTCGTGGGGCTGGCTGCACCTGCTGCACGGCGGCGCGCAACCGAGCTCCGCCGACCTCCGGGCCATGGAACGCGCGGCCGCCGCGATCGCGATCACCCTCCTCAGCGAACGCGAGAGCGGGGCCCGCGCGGCCCAGCGTCAGGGCGCGCTCCTGAACCGGCTGCTGCTCGGGGACATTTCGGGCGAGAAGTTCGTCAGCCGCGGGCTCGCCCTCGGGCAGGACCTGCGCGACCGTGAGCTGATCGTCGTGGTCACGGCCCGGGAGGCGGGCGGGGAACCCTTCGGCGACCAGGACCTCGCCCGGCTGCTGCGCGAGGGGCGGTGGCCGGCGGTCGTCGGCGACATCGGGGACTTCGACCTCGCGGTGGTAGGTCTCGAGGAAGGTGCCGCCGCGTTGCTGGACGCGTTGACCCGCCACGGCGTCCGGGGCGGGGTCAGCCGGGTGGTCGCGCCGGCGGCGTTGCCCCAGGCCGTCCGGCAAGGCCGCAGTGCCGCGTCGGTCGCCGCGTCCGCGCCGGGGTGCGAGCTGCTGCGCTTCGACGACCTCGGCGCCCTGCGCCTGCTGGTCGCCCTGTCCGAAGGCCCCGAGCTCACCCGCTACGTCGAGGACGAACTGGGTGCCCTGCTCGAGCACGACGCCCACACGAGCAATCCGCTCCTGCCGACCCTGCGGACCTTCCTCACCTGCGGCGGCAACAAGGCGCGCGCCGCCGAGGCGCTGTTCGTCCAGCGGCGCACCCTGTACCACCGCCTCGACCGGCTGCGGGAGATCCTCGGGCTCGACCCGGCCGATGTGGACAACCAGCAACGGCTCCAGCTCGCCGTTCGGGGGTACGACCTGCTGCGCCGCCGGACCCCTCGGCACCCTTGA
- the hisD gene encoding histidinol dehydrogenase — MSTAAKLVKKPVAETASRTSRPEIADTVSEIIADVRRNGDAAVRRWSEKFDSWTPDSYRLGPDDIAAVVASVPETVLDDLRFVQRQVRGFAQAQRESLADFEVETLPGVYLGQRNIPVGAAGAYVPGGRYPLTASAHMTVVTAKVAGVDRVAATTPPDRGTPPPISIAAMHLAGADEIYVLGGVQAVAALALGTETIAPVDMLAGPGNAYVAEAKRQLFGEVGIDLFAGPTEVLIVADETADPFVVATDLLSQAEHGPDSPAVLITTSEEVAARTIAYIEELLPGLPTGDVAGRAWRDKGEVLVVENLDAAYALADEYASEHVQILTAEPRAALRKMRNYGALFLGDKTCVAYGDKVIGTNHVLPTLGAARYTGGLWVGKYLKTVTYQEIQDATSSAELGEICGRASRLENFEGHARSGDIRSARFGSAPLEWTDHTFGRA, encoded by the coding sequence GTGTCCACAGCGGCCAAGCTCGTGAAGAAGCCCGTCGCGGAGACGGCGTCGCGGACCAGTCGGCCCGAGATCGCCGACACCGTCTCCGAAATCATCGCCGACGTCCGCCGGAACGGCGACGCCGCCGTCCGGCGCTGGTCGGAGAAGTTCGATTCGTGGACCCCGGACTCCTACCGGCTCGGGCCGGACGACATCGCCGCGGTGGTCGCCTCCGTGCCCGAAACCGTCCTCGACGACCTGCGGTTCGTCCAGCGGCAGGTGCGCGGGTTCGCCCAGGCCCAGCGGGAGTCCCTCGCCGACTTCGAAGTGGAGACGCTGCCCGGCGTCTACTTGGGCCAGCGGAACATCCCGGTCGGCGCGGCCGGTGCCTACGTCCCGGGTGGCCGGTACCCGCTCACGGCGTCCGCGCACATGACAGTGGTGACCGCCAAGGTCGCCGGCGTCGACCGGGTCGCCGCCACGACGCCGCCGGACCGCGGAACGCCGCCGCCGATCAGCATCGCGGCCATGCACCTGGCCGGCGCGGACGAGATCTACGTCCTCGGCGGCGTGCAGGCCGTGGCCGCGCTCGCGCTCGGCACCGAGACGATCGCCCCCGTCGACATGCTGGCCGGACCGGGCAACGCCTACGTGGCCGAGGCCAAGCGCCAGCTGTTCGGCGAAGTCGGCATCGACCTGTTCGCCGGCCCGACCGAGGTGCTGATCGTCGCGGACGAGACCGCGGACCCGTTCGTCGTCGCGACCGACCTGCTGTCGCAGGCCGAACACGGACCGGACTCCCCCGCCGTTCTCATCACCACGTCGGAGGAGGTGGCGGCGCGCACGATCGCCTACATCGAAGAGCTGCTGCCCGGCCTGCCCACCGGCGACGTCGCCGGCCGCGCGTGGCGGGACAAGGGCGAAGTGCTCGTCGTCGAAAACCTCGACGCCGCCTACGCGCTCGCCGACGAGTACGCCAGCGAGCACGTCCAGATTCTCACCGCCGAACCCCGCGCCGCGCTGCGGAAGATGCGCAACTACGGCGCGCTGTTCCTCGGCGACAAGACGTGCGTCGCCTACGGGGACAAGGTGATCGGCACCAACCACGTGCTGCCGACGCTGGGCGCGGCCCGCTACACCGGCGGGCTGTGGGTGGGCAAGTACCTGAAGACCGTGACGTACCAGGAGATCCAGGACGCCACGTCCAGCGCGGAGCTCGGCGAGATCTGCGGCCGCGCGTCCCGGCTGGAGAACTTCGAAGGACACGCGCGCTCGGGCGACATTCGCAGCGCACGCTTCGGTTCGGCTCCGCTCGAGTGGACCGATCACACTTTCGGGCGCGCCTGA
- a CDS encoding APC family permease, translating to MTTDNPAVSRTAPASPDGTAPVSSREDAELLAALGYQQRFDRKVSLWANFALGFVYLSPLVGVVSLFAVGLSTAGGPSIFWIVIVGLGQLLVALVFGEVVSQFPLAGGLYQWSRRLWNGRYAWFTAWIYIACITIGITSTALFSSDFVASLFGGTSAEPGVTSTPGQRLVIAIAVTAVCLLCNSFGTRTLAVISKIGLAAELIGIVLVGLYLLIFQRHNSISIFFSTSGVNHPGSYLGAFLAASLVGLFLFYGFEACGEVAEEVPNPARSIPRAMQLTVVVGGVAALFAFAGYALAAPDLGSILSGQDTNPIPAILQSSIGLVGTKLVLIVALTSFIAGVLSQQAAASRIVFSFARDDMFPGARIFSKVTARHRVPMNALLAVNVLPVLIFVFVYFSPDSLVRIVAFQVLAGYLAFQMVVLAALRMRLKGWRPAGAWTLGRYGLVVNVAALVYGVLAMILLAAPTGDASTSFVDRWIALIGFLIVSAVGLVYLLAAKPDRKSTAPEGDAIEIAARLRDRAASVAEAERRTA from the coding sequence ATGACAACCGACAACCCCGCGGTTTCCCGCACCGCACCCGCATCTCCCGACGGCACCGCACCCGTTTCGTCCCGTGAGGACGCCGAACTCCTCGCCGCGCTCGGCTACCAGCAGCGCTTCGACCGCAAAGTGAGCCTGTGGGCGAACTTCGCGCTCGGCTTCGTCTACCTCTCGCCGCTGGTCGGCGTGGTGTCGCTGTTCGCCGTGGGCCTTTCGACGGCCGGGGGGCCGTCGATCTTCTGGATCGTCATCGTCGGGCTCGGCCAGCTGCTCGTCGCGCTGGTGTTCGGCGAGGTCGTGTCCCAGTTCCCACTGGCCGGCGGGCTCTACCAGTGGTCACGCCGGCTGTGGAACGGGCGCTACGCGTGGTTCACCGCGTGGATCTACATCGCCTGCATCACGATCGGGATCACCAGCACGGCGTTGTTCAGCTCGGACTTCGTGGCCAGCCTCTTCGGCGGCACCTCGGCCGAGCCGGGCGTGACCTCGACGCCCGGGCAGCGGCTGGTCATCGCGATCGCGGTGACCGCGGTCTGCTTGCTGTGCAACAGCTTCGGCACCCGCACGCTCGCGGTCATCTCCAAGATCGGGCTCGCCGCGGAGCTCATCGGGATCGTGCTGGTCGGTCTCTACCTGCTGATCTTCCAGCGCCACAACTCGATTTCGATCTTCTTCTCGACCTCGGGCGTCAACCACCCGGGAAGCTACCTCGGCGCGTTCCTGGCCGCGTCGCTCGTCGGGCTCTTCCTCTTCTACGGGTTCGAGGCCTGCGGCGAGGTCGCCGAGGAGGTGCCGAACCCGGCCCGCAGCATCCCACGGGCCATGCAGCTGACCGTCGTCGTCGGCGGGGTGGCCGCGCTGTTCGCGTTCGCCGGATACGCGCTCGCCGCGCCGGACCTCGGCTCGATCCTTTCGGGGCAGGACACCAACCCGATCCCGGCGATCCTGCAGAGCTCGATCGGCCTCGTCGGCACCAAGCTCGTCCTGATCGTCGCGCTCACGTCGTTCATCGCCGGCGTGCTGAGCCAGCAGGCGGCGGCGAGCCGGATCGTGTTCTCCTTCGCCCGCGACGACATGTTCCCGGGCGCGCGGATCTTCTCGAAGGTGACGGCCCGGCACCGGGTGCCGATGAACGCGCTGCTCGCGGTGAACGTCCTGCCGGTGCTGATCTTCGTGTTCGTCTACTTCTCCCCGGACTCGCTCGTGCGGATCGTGGCGTTCCAGGTGCTGGCCGGCTACCTCGCGTTCCAGATGGTGGTGCTCGCCGCGCTGCGGATGCGGCTGAAGGGCTGGCGGCCCGCCGGGGCCTGGACGCTGGGCCGGTACGGCCTGGTCGTCAACGTCGCGGCACTGGTCTACGGCGTGCTCGCGATGATCCTGCTGGCCGCGCCCACCGGCGACGCGAGCACCTCCTTCGTGGACCGCTGGATCGCGTTGATCGGCTTCCTGATCGTCTCGGCGGTGGGGCTGGTCTACCTGCTGGCCGCCAAGCCCGACCGGAAATCCACCGCACCGGAAGGCGACGCGATCGAGATCGCCGCCCGGCTGCGGGACCGTGCCGCCTCGGTCGCCGAGGCAGAAAGGAGGACCGCGTGA
- a CDS encoding GntR family transcriptional regulator, with product MDPLPVMDRSTLRERVLQALRSAVTSGTYRPGDHLGEVELAERLGVSRGTVREALRHLQQEGLVRAGMRGMLRVNSLSAEEIRGLFRVRAALEGLAVTEIIEQPGREQAVAALRAAVETLARAGDDFVTRVEADLGFHLRLCELSGNTMLVESWRHLEGRIRITIMNRGPEGAPAMMTPTRHAPIIDAIERGDLDKALEVVHEHMAAAAEHFTEN from the coding sequence GTGGACCCGCTGCCTGTGATGGACCGCAGCACGCTGCGCGAGCGGGTGCTGCAAGCACTGCGGTCGGCCGTCACCTCCGGCACCTACCGGCCGGGTGACCACCTCGGCGAGGTCGAACTCGCCGAGCGGCTCGGCGTCAGCCGCGGAACCGTGCGCGAGGCCCTGCGCCACCTCCAGCAGGAGGGGCTCGTGCGGGCCGGCATGCGGGGCATGCTGCGCGTCAACTCCCTGTCCGCCGAAGAGATCCGGGGGCTTTTCCGGGTGCGAGCCGCACTGGAGGGGCTCGCGGTCACCGAAATCATCGAGCAGCCCGGCCGGGAGCAGGCTGTGGCCGCCCTGCGCGCGGCCGTCGAAACCCTGGCGCGGGCCGGCGACGACTTCGTCACCCGCGTCGAGGCCGATCTGGGCTTTCACCTGCGGCTGTGCGAGCTGTCCGGCAACACGATGCTGGTCGAGTCGTGGCGCCACCTCGAAGGCCGGATCCGGATCACCATCATGAACCGCGGCCCCGAAGGCGCTCCGGCCATGATGACCCCGACCCGGCACGCGCCGATCATCGACGCCATCGAGCGCGGCGACCTGGACAAGGCCCTCGAAGTGGTGCACGAGCACATGGCGGCCGCCGCGGAGCACTTCACCGAGAACTGA